From Pseudanabaena sp. PCC 6802, one genomic window encodes:
- a CDS encoding TldD/PmbA family protein: MDITQTQDRLQDLVSKYRSQVDFFTIRLEQSEGTDIFLRGGKVETLSTGISTGGQVRACHKGGWGFASFDSWEKLEQKLLEAIAAAKWVGNEETILAEVDPIQVERSMIQVDPRQIPLAQKKALCNHYTDILQAVSDKIVTTSVRYGDSTQNIAIATSEGSTIYQSWADWEMRFAATARDGNTVQTGRETVGSRRAYSDLEGLERQVKSAAERAVTALNLPVVQGNTYTVAIDPILAGLFVHEAFGHLSEADAIYENPDLLEVMSLGRQFGTSDLQIFDGAAPFDDYGFHRGSYFYDDEGVPATTTQLIKDGMLVGRLHSRETAGKLGEATTGNARCLNYHYPPIVRMTNTWIGRGKTPVSDLFEDIPIGVYAKNWQGGMTNGEMFTFTAGEAWMIRNGKIAEPVRDVTLSGNVFQTLADIEAIADDFYWDESGGCGKGGQNGLAVGCGSPSLRIRNVVVGGEA; the protein is encoded by the coding sequence ATGGATATTACTCAGACTCAAGATCGGCTCCAGGATTTGGTTAGTAAATATCGATCGCAGGTAGATTTTTTCACGATCCGCCTGGAACAATCGGAGGGGACTGACATTTTTTTGCGCGGCGGCAAAGTTGAAACTCTCAGCACGGGCATTTCCACTGGGGGACAGGTACGCGCCTGCCACAAGGGTGGCTGGGGATTTGCCAGCTTTGATAGCTGGGAGAAACTGGAGCAAAAGTTACTCGAAGCGATCGCTGCTGCCAAGTGGGTGGGTAATGAAGAAACCATTCTGGCTGAGGTCGATCCGATTCAGGTAGAGCGATCGATGATTCAAGTCGATCCGCGCCAGATTCCCTTAGCGCAAAAAAAGGCGCTATGCAATCACTATACGGATATTTTGCAGGCGGTGTCGGATAAAATCGTTACTACTTCCGTGCGCTATGGCGATAGCACGCAGAACATCGCGATCGCTACATCTGAAGGCAGCACGATCTACCAGTCGTGGGCGGATTGGGAAATGCGCTTTGCGGCGACGGCGCGCGATGGCAATACCGTCCAAACTGGTCGCGAAACCGTTGGTTCCAGGCGCGCCTATAGCGACTTAGAGGGACTGGAGCGTCAGGTTAAATCGGCAGCCGAGCGAGCTGTGACCGCGCTCAATTTACCTGTAGTGCAGGGCAATACCTATACGGTGGCGATCGATCCGATCCTGGCGGGACTATTCGTACACGAGGCATTTGGACATCTTTCCGAAGCGGATGCAATCTACGAAAACCCCGATCTGTTAGAGGTAATGAGCTTGGGCAGGCAGTTTGGTACGTCGGACTTGCAAATTTTTGACGGAGCCGCACCGTTTGACGATTATGGCTTCCATCGCGGCAGTTATTTCTACGATGATGAGGGCGTACCGGCTACAACCACGCAGCTAATTAAAGATGGTATGTTGGTGGGGCGCTTGCATTCTCGCGAAACGGCTGGCAAACTGGGTGAGGCAACGACAGGTAATGCCCGCTGTTTGAACTATCATTACCCTCCCATTGTCAGAATGACCAATACCTGGATTGGGCGTGGCAAAACTCCCGTATCGGACTTGTTTGAAGATATTCCCATTGGTGTCTATGCCAAAAACTGGCAGGGCGGCATGACTAATGGCGAGATGTTTACCTTCACTGCCGGAGAAGCTTGGATGATTCGCAATGGCAAAATTGCGGAGCCAGTCAGAGATGTAACCCTGTCAGGCAACGTATTTCAAACTTTGGCGGATATCGAAGCGATCGCCGATGATTTCTATTGGGATGAGTCAGGTGGCTGCGGTAAAGGCGGTCAGAATGGACTGGCAGTCGGCTGCGGTTCCCCCAGCCTGCGAATTCGCAATGTTGTAGTCGGCGGCGAAGCCTGA
- a CDS encoding type I glyceraldehyde-3-phosphate dehydrogenase — MIRVAINGFGRIGRNFLRCWAGRKDSQIEVVAINDTSDPHTNAHLLRYDSMLGIFNADISADDDSITVNGHKIKTTSDRNPENLPWAHLGIDLIIESTGVFIDRPGATKHMNAGAKKVLITAPGKNEDGTFVMGVNDSQYEHDKHHIISNASCTTNCLAPVAKVLQENFGIVKGVMTTTHSYTGDQRLLDASHRDLRRARAAALSIVPTSTGAAKAVALVLPELKGKLNGIALRVPTPNVSVVDFVCETEKSTIAEEVNEAMKAAAEGPMKGILKYGDLPLVSIDYRGTDESSILDSSLTMVMAGNMVKVVAWYDNEWGYSQRVVDLAELVARKWVR, encoded by the coding sequence GTGATTAGGGTAGCAATTAACGGATTCGGACGAATTGGGCGCAATTTCCTCAGGTGTTGGGCAGGGCGCAAGGATAGCCAGATAGAGGTTGTTGCCATTAATGACACCTCTGACCCTCATACCAATGCTCATCTGCTGCGCTATGACTCCATGCTGGGCATTTTTAATGCTGATATTAGTGCTGACGATGACTCTATCACCGTAAACGGACACAAAATTAAAACCACATCGGATCGCAATCCTGAAAATTTACCCTGGGCGCATTTAGGCATTGACCTGATTATTGAGTCTACAGGCGTGTTTATCGATCGCCCTGGTGCCACAAAGCATATGAATGCTGGGGCGAAAAAAGTATTGATTACTGCCCCCGGCAAAAATGAAGATGGCACCTTTGTTATGGGTGTAAACGATAGTCAATACGAACACGACAAACACCACATTATAAGTAATGCTAGTTGCACGACTAACTGCTTAGCTCCGGTTGCCAAAGTATTACAAGAAAATTTTGGCATCGTTAAGGGCGTGATGACTACTACCCACAGTTACACGGGCGACCAGCGCCTGCTCGATGCCAGCCACAGAGATCTGCGCCGCGCTAGAGCAGCAGCTTTAAGCATTGTCCCAACTTCAACTGGTGCGGCCAAGGCTGTAGCGTTAGTATTGCCAGAGCTTAAAGGTAAGCTCAACGGGATTGCGCTGCGCGTACCCACGCCCAACGTGTCTGTCGTAGACTTTGTCTGCGAAACTGAGAAGTCAACTATTGCTGAAGAAGTGAATGAAGCAATGAAAGCTGCTGCCGAAGGGCCTATGAAAGGTATCCTGAAGTATGGCGATCTGCCTCTAGTTTCAATTGACTATCGCGGTACCGATGAGTCGTCAATTCTTGACTCCTCGCTCACGATGGTGATGGCAGGTAATATGGTCAAGGTTGTGGCCTGGTATGACAACGAATGGGGCTACAGCCAACGCGTTGTCGATCTAGCCGAGCTTGTTGCCAGGAAATGGGTCAGATAA
- a CDS encoding isopenicillin N synthase family dioxygenase gives MDLRKAPYDDPNAPAILIESLHQTGFAVVTEHPIAFKLIADTYQEWQEFFSSPAKHNYTFDPEAQSGYFPFKSERAKDSSQPDLKEFFHLYTWSELPIGMGDRTRQLFHQLTQLAAEILGWIEASERSPACLRGLQLSQAIADSPATVLRILHYPPLPDRVADGAIRAAAHEDINLITLLPAATATGLEICDRQGKWHEVPCSMGDLVVNVGDMLQLASGGYYRSTTHRVVNPVGNLARRSRYSMPLFLHPRPETVLAEGVTASSYLKERLREIGLIS, from the coding sequence ATGGACTTGCGTAAAGCTCCCTACGACGATCCCAACGCACCAGCAATTTTAATTGAGTCGTTGCATCAAACAGGCTTTGCTGTAGTGACGGAGCACCCGATCGCTTTCAAGCTAATTGCAGACACTTACCAGGAGTGGCAAGAATTTTTTAGTTCGCCCGCCAAACACAATTACACTTTCGACCCCGAGGCTCAGTCTGGCTATTTTCCCTTTAAGTCCGAACGAGCCAAGGACAGCAGCCAGCCAGATCTCAAAGAATTTTTCCATCTCTATACCTGGAGTGAATTGCCAATAGGTATGGGAGATCGCACCAGGCAGCTATTTCACCAATTAACTCAACTAGCCGCAGAAATATTGGGTTGGATCGAGGCATCGGAGCGATCGCCCGCTTGTCTGCGAGGGTTGCAATTAAGTCAGGCAATTGCCGATAGCCCCGCCACAGTTCTACGCATCCTGCACTATCCCCCTTTGCCAGATCGAGTTGCCGATGGTGCCATTCGTGCCGCTGCCCATGAGGACATTAACCTGATCACCCTATTGCCAGCAGCGACGGCGACGGGTTTAGAAATTTGCGATCGCCAGGGTAAATGGCATGAAGTACCATGTAGCATGGGTGACTTAGTAGTTAATGTAGGGGATATGCTCCAACTCGCCAGTGGGGGCTACTATCGCTCGACCACCCATCGCGTGGTCAATCCGGTAGGAAATTTGGCAAGGCGATCGCGCTACTCCATGCCTTTATTTTTGCACCCGCGCCCAGAAACAGTTTTGGCAGAAGGCGTAACGGCAAGCAGCTATTTAAAAGAAAGATTGCGCGAAATTGGTTTGATCTCCTGA
- a CDS encoding class I SAM-dependent methyltransferase produces the protein MTSIKLHIGGKTSHPEWQIVDIEPRPEVDYVCDASDLSQFADNSVSEIYASHVLEHFHYALGNELLLTLLEWYRVLKPQGKLMLSVPDLRTLCWLYLNPDLDSTERYKIMRMIFGGQINQYDVHKVGFDFDLLATYLSEVGFQECQRVAEFNLFKDCSSMRVLGNLISLNVIATK, from the coding sequence ATGACATCTATAAAATTACACATTGGCGGTAAAACATCTCACCCCGAGTGGCAAATTGTTGACATTGAGCCGCGCCCAGAAGTTGATTATGTATGTGATGCATCCGATCTAAGTCAGTTTGCAGACAATTCGGTGTCTGAAATTTATGCTAGTCACGTTCTGGAACACTTTCACTATGCTTTAGGAAATGAATTGCTACTTACCCTTTTAGAGTGGTATCGAGTCCTCAAACCTCAAGGGAAGCTTATGCTTAGCGTCCCAGATCTGAGAACCTTATGCTGGCTGTATCTAAATCCCGATCTGGACTCTACAGAGCGCTATAAGATCATGCGGATGATATTTGGCGGACAGATAAATCAGTATGACGTTCATAAAGTTGGTTTTGATTTCGATCTCTTAGCTACTTACTTATCAGAAGTGGGATTTCAGGAATGTCAGCGCGTTGCAGAGTTTAATCTATTCAAAGATTGTAGCAGCATGCGCGTACTGGGCAATCTAATTAGCCTTAACGTCATTGCCACTAAATAA
- a CDS encoding slr1659 superfamily regulator produces the protein MEITNKDYKVWYDGENATVFLKGFLRLDGIEEYKPIMNLLIDAITQASDLTIDLKELEFLNSSGISMLSMFVVEVRNRGSVEITLQGSNKVLWQTKSLRNLQRLMPNMKLEFV, from the coding sequence GTGGAAATTACAAATAAAGATTACAAAGTATGGTACGACGGAGAAAATGCCACGGTTTTCTTAAAGGGGTTCCTCAGACTTGATGGTATAGAAGAATATAAACCAATTATGAATTTGTTGATCGATGCCATAACTCAAGCATCAGATCTAACGATCGATCTCAAAGAGCTAGAGTTCCTCAACAGTTCTGGTATCAGCATGCTGTCTATGTTTGTGGTGGAGGTGCGTAACAGAGGTAGTGTTGAGATTACGTTACAAGGCTCTAATAAGGTATTGTGGCAAACTAAGTCATTGCGAAATCTCCAACGTTTAATGCCAAATATGAAATTAGAATTTGTCTAA
- a CDS encoding slr1658 superfamily regulator, with translation MMQIFGEFIDELPVSEEYLTIHFSPGSTPRKKRWSNYGLSADFLGDYFANFFPGDDLPNGNIDKRANVKGAVSYIANELLENTMKYSDEKANLAVSISLYLYDEKLVFRVINPAEVHVAEGYKTFVQELISSDVDEMYSKQLEQTALGMGGSHMGILTMINDYDAKMGWKFDPLPQQPDVVQVTVMAYLNL, from the coding sequence ATGATGCAAATATTTGGCGAATTTATTGACGAACTACCAGTAAGCGAGGAGTACTTAACCATCCACTTTTCACCTGGCTCCACTCCCCGTAAGAAGCGTTGGAGCAACTACGGGCTGTCGGCAGATTTCTTAGGTGACTACTTTGCTAATTTTTTCCCCGGCGACGATCTCCCCAATGGCAACATTGATAAAAGGGCAAACGTCAAAGGTGCAGTGAGCTATATAGCTAACGAGTTGCTAGAAAATACGATGAAATATAGCGACGAAAAAGCAAATCTTGCAGTCAGTATATCTTTGTATTTATATGACGAAAAACTCGTTTTTCGGGTGATCAATCCAGCCGAAGTGCATGTCGCTGAGGGATATAAAACCTTTGTGCAAGAATTAATTAGCTCGGATGTTGATGAGATGTACTCTAAACAACTGGAACAAACAGCTTTAGGAATGGGAGGATCTCACATGGGAATCTTAACCATGATCAACGACTATGATGCCAAAATGGGATGGAAATTCGATCCGCTACCTCAGCAGCCTGACGTAGTACAAGTTACGGTTATGGCTTACTTAAATCTATAG
- a CDS encoding SpoIIE family protein phosphatase — translation MLLQFLLDKVSTKKDTIDTETIDRKMTEVRDNRAAKPSGKVSLGIVLVVPFVIQIFAAVGLVGYLSWQSGRKAVNELSTQLRDEISNRIETHTLTYLNKVQAIAQVAVAAMDSNNVNPDDFHALERFFWQIVSHRELENYIYYANTKGHFLGVELREDGNFYLAIKNESTGLNRRIYQLDSQNRRVKVVRTHKLDPRVRPWFKNAVEAGKPTWSPIYGFASRNPPLLGISPVIPVYNKSNVLRGVLSMDIRLSEISEFLRTLVTSPSGQSFIIERSGDLVASSKIEQPFTIKGNGKDRTVERIKAVNSNESIVAATTDYLLKTYGDLNNISDSIKLEFKDSDNNLQFVHVNPLRDGRGIDWLIVVVIPERDFMEQINANTRNTILLCLAALAIAIALGVLTARWIVKPILRLRDASQAIAAGELDRKVEEVKSIEELDVLARSFNQMAGQLQESFDTLEKANAELENRVAERTSELSRANQEITILNERLKTENSRMSSELEVTRQLQQMILPKDEELRQIEGLDIAGFMEPAAEVGGDYYDVLQHDGRVKIGIGDVTGHGLESGVVMIMAQTAVRTLLAVNEKDPVKFMSALNYAIYGNTRRMESYKNMTIALLDYEAGVLRLSGQHEELIVVRNNGVIEQFDTMNLGFPLGIESDISQFIAETKVELDPGEIAVLYTDGITEAVNGKNEQYGLERMYEILKQNRHKSANEIRQAVIDGVMAHIGTQKVFDDITLLVLKQK, via the coding sequence ATGCTATTACAGTTTTTGTTAGATAAGGTCTCTACCAAAAAGGATACTATCGATACCGAGACTATCGATCGAAAAATGACTGAGGTTCGTGACAATCGAGCAGCTAAGCCTTCTGGCAAAGTGTCGCTTGGTATCGTTCTTGTGGTGCCATTCGTAATTCAGATATTTGCGGCGGTGGGGCTGGTTGGCTATCTGTCGTGGCAGAGCGGCAGAAAAGCAGTTAACGAGCTATCAACCCAGTTGCGCGACGAAATTAGCAACCGGATTGAGACGCATACTCTCACATACCTCAATAAGGTGCAGGCGATCGCTCAGGTAGCAGTTGCGGCGATGGATAGTAACAACGTCAATCCCGATGATTTTCACGCTTTAGAACGCTTTTTTTGGCAAATTGTCAGTCATAGAGAATTAGAGAATTATATCTACTATGCCAACACTAAGGGTCATTTCCTCGGTGTAGAACTAAGAGAAGACGGCAATTTCTATCTGGCAATTAAGAATGAGTCCACAGGACTAAATCGCAGAATTTATCAGCTCGACTCCCAAAACCGCAGAGTTAAAGTAGTTCGCACTCACAAGTTAGATCCGCGCGTCAGGCCCTGGTTCAAAAACGCGGTGGAAGCAGGTAAACCCACCTGGAGTCCCATCTATGGTTTTGCTTCCCGCAACCCTCCGCTCCTTGGGATCAGTCCAGTTATACCCGTTTACAATAAATCTAACGTTCTGCGCGGTGTCCTGAGTATGGACATCAGACTGTCAGAGATTAGTGAGTTCCTGAGAACATTAGTTACCAGTCCCTCTGGGCAAAGCTTTATTATCGAGCGATCGGGGGATCTAGTTGCGAGTTCCAAAATCGAGCAGCCCTTTACAATCAAGGGAAATGGCAAAGATCGAACTGTCGAGCGGATCAAAGCAGTAAATAGCAACGAATCTATTGTGGCGGCTACGACCGATTACTTGCTGAAGACCTATGGCGATCTCAACAATATTTCAGATAGCATCAAGCTAGAGTTCAAGGACAGCGATAATAATCTGCAATTCGTGCACGTCAACCCTCTGCGCGACGGTCGGGGTATTGATTGGCTGATTGTGGTTGTCATCCCCGAGCGCGACTTTATGGAGCAGATCAATGCCAATACTCGCAACACCATACTGTTGTGTCTGGCAGCTCTGGCGATCGCGATCGCGCTCGGCGTGCTTACAGCTCGTTGGATCGTAAAACCAATTTTACGCCTGCGCGATGCCAGCCAGGCGATCGCCGCTGGCGAACTCGATCGCAAGGTAGAAGAGGTCAAGAGTATTGAAGAATTGGATGTTCTAGCGCGATCTTTCAATCAAATGGCCGGGCAACTGCAAGAGTCGTTCGATACTTTAGAAAAAGCAAACGCAGAGCTAGAAAATCGCGTTGCCGAACGCACCTCCGAACTTAGTAGAGCGAATCAGGAAATCACCATCCTCAACGAGCGCCTTAAAACTGAAAATTCGCGCATGAGCTCTGAATTGGAGGTAACTCGCCAACTGCAACAAATGATTTTGCCTAAGGATGAGGAGTTACGACAGATTGAGGGTCTGGATATTGCCGGATTTATGGAACCCGCAGCCGAAGTAGGCGGCGACTACTACGACGTACTACAACATGATGGCAGGGTCAAGATTGGCATCGGCGACGTGACCGGTCACGGTCTGGAAAGCGGCGTAGTAATGATCATGGCTCAGACAGCCGTGCGAACTTTGCTCGCAGTCAACGAAAAAGATCCAGTTAAATTTATGAGCGCGCTCAACTACGCAATTTACGGCAACACGCGCCGCATGGAGTCATATAAGAACATGACCATTGCCCTGTTGGACTATGAGGCAGGTGTCCTGCGTCTTAGCGGCCAACACGAAGAATTGATTGTCGTACGCAATAATGGGGTTATAGAACAATTTGATACGATGAATTTGGGCTTCCCATTGGGCATCGAATCCGACATCTCGCAATTTATTGCAGAAACCAAGGTAGAACTCGATCCTGGCGAAATTGCCGTGCTATATACAGATGGTATTACCGAAGCTGTAAATGGTAAGAACGAGCAATATGGGTTAGAGCGCATGTATGAGATTCTTAAGCAAAATCGCCACAAATCCGCCAACGAGATCCGGCAAGCCGTAATTGATGGCGTGATGGCGCATATTGGCACTCAAAAGGTTTTCGACGACATTACGTTACTTGTATTGAAGCAAAAGTAA
- a CDS encoding diguanylate cyclase — MGTETSIDNYDNDRAASTSWLCEQVERLQRANRDLQIALETTALHGDVIEAQLQEVNQQLQAEILQRQQKEAILQSILEIVSRQKADLEVILQTTVEHSDTIEAQLYVLNQQLQHEVGERKQSETALQSLLKILSKEKDDLEAIMRTIIEHGDAVETHWFNKALEANLLATVDGLTQIANRRKFDEYCNRQWQQMLGDRTPLALVMCDVDFFKDYNDAFGHLAGDDCLRQVALSIDRVLNRPMDMVARFGGEEFVVVLPQTSAAGAMKVAELIQTEIANARIIHPRSLVSDYVTLSIGIVSVVPTENRSPKDLIDEADQALYIAKQQGRNRIIYLSMT; from the coding sequence GTGGGAACTGAAACCTCAATCGATAATTATGATAACGATCGGGCAGCTTCGACAAGCTGGCTGTGCGAGCAGGTTGAGAGATTGCAACGGGCTAATCGCGATCTACAAATTGCCCTGGAAACAACTGCCCTGCATGGTGATGTGATTGAGGCTCAATTACAAGAGGTAAATCAGCAACTTCAGGCCGAAATTTTGCAGCGTCAACAGAAAGAGGCAATTCTACAGTCGATTTTAGAAATTGTCTCTCGGCAAAAGGCCGATTTAGAGGTAATTTTACAAACTACTGTCGAGCACAGCGACACTATTGAGGCTCAACTCTACGTACTTAACCAACAACTCCAACATGAAGTTGGAGAGCGCAAACAGTCCGAGACCGCTCTACAATCTCTGCTGAAAATTCTTTCCAAGGAAAAAGATGACCTGGAAGCCATCATGCGAACGATTATCGAGCATGGCGATGCAGTAGAAACGCACTGGTTTAATAAAGCCTTGGAAGCTAATCTCCTGGCAACGGTGGATGGTCTCACCCAGATCGCTAATCGCCGTAAGTTTGATGAGTATTGCAACCGTCAGTGGCAACAGATGCTGGGCGATCGCACGCCACTCGCCCTAGTCATGTGCGATGTGGACTTCTTTAAAGACTACAACGATGCCTTCGGCCATTTAGCGGGGGATGATTGTCTGAGGCAGGTAGCTCTATCGATCGATCGCGTTCTCAACCGCCCTATGGATATGGTAGCTCGGTTTGGCGGTGAAGAATTTGTCGTGGTCTTGCCACAAACTAGCGCGGCGGGGGCAATGAAAGTAGCCGAACTGATTCAAACCGAAATTGCCAATGCGAGGATAATACACCCGCGATCGCTGGTAAGCGACTACGTAACTTTAAGTATCGGCATTGTCAGTGTCGTACCAACTGAGAATCGCTCCCCTAAGGATCTAATTGACGAGGCAGATCAAGCACTTTACATTGCCAAGCAGCAAGGAAGAAACCGCATAATTTATCTATCCATGACCTGA
- a CDS encoding FkbM family methyltransferase, giving the protein MQVSYSSHGDRYCDYLLNNYPDIDAGVLQHVEAIVESTNWDNPASSLDWNNLAILELIEAEQSENLEIKAQHVQVAIQSLEKGFQIDRNPLCAAHYALIQIMTNSGGNAINLSYATLLNAIQTAYTSSAQIEPGLIYLPPSKFGSHTCELLLKSQNYYTQSLISLSEALWRSQLVFYSQMGVRFLQLANQITPNSTDIQLRLGIGHLMAGQFVEGVLSLQNAGRMAPECIMTLHALYLGYRTIGNLEASSYWLERARNLPSFPDNALNPMWQWTRQPVDSEITYVGFEQNLVMAVEPSFNSIVTSVLVSEGDWFEYEMEFWRKWIQPGMTIIDVGANAGVYTFSAARAVGSTGRVFAIEPFSKCVRYLNETRSINRLDWVKICPGAASDRNGTAKLSLSPASELNKLVSGEAESNVLGNFEEVECFTLDSLIARENVQRVDLLKIDAEGHEIKVLQGSDRLLKEFSPIILYENIVDATSSNLPAAKFLTNIGYKLFKYQPYLQKLIPLNAEADLLGMLNVVAMPSQIV; this is encoded by the coding sequence ATGCAAGTATCGTATTCCTCTCATGGCGATCGCTACTGCGACTATCTCCTCAATAATTACCCCGATATAGACGCGGGAGTACTTCAACATGTCGAGGCGATCGTCGAGAGTACAAATTGGGACAATCCCGCATCGTCTTTAGACTGGAATAATCTCGCAATCCTAGAGCTAATAGAGGCTGAGCAGTCTGAAAATTTGGAGATAAAAGCACAGCACGTTCAGGTAGCAATACAAAGTTTGGAAAAAGGGTTTCAGATCGATCGAAATCCTCTGTGTGCTGCCCACTATGCCCTCATTCAAATCATGACAAATAGTGGAGGGAATGCAATTAATCTCAGCTATGCAACTTTACTAAATGCAATTCAGACAGCATATACCTCCTCGGCACAGATAGAGCCAGGATTAATATATCTTCCACCTTCTAAATTTGGTTCGCACACATGTGAGCTACTGCTAAAATCGCAAAATTATTATACCCAGTCTTTAATATCTCTCAGCGAGGCTTTATGGCGCTCCCAGCTTGTATTCTATAGCCAGATGGGAGTTCGTTTTTTGCAATTAGCAAACCAAATTACCCCAAACAGTACCGATATCCAGTTAAGACTTGGAATAGGGCATTTGATGGCAGGGCAGTTTGTCGAAGGAGTTTTAAGTTTGCAAAATGCTGGACGCATGGCACCAGAATGCATTATGACTCTTCATGCTCTTTATTTGGGTTATCGAACTATAGGGAATTTAGAAGCTTCAAGTTATTGGCTAGAACGCGCGCGCAATCTGCCATCATTTCCCGACAATGCCCTTAATCCTATGTGGCAATGGACTAGACAACCAGTAGATAGCGAAATTACGTATGTAGGCTTCGAGCAAAACTTGGTCATGGCGGTGGAGCCAAGTTTTAATAGTATTGTTACTAGCGTACTGGTGTCTGAAGGGGACTGGTTCGAGTATGAAATGGAATTTTGGCGTAAGTGGATTCAGCCAGGCATGACAATTATTGATGTTGGGGCAAACGCTGGGGTTTATACGTTCAGCGCTGCTCGGGCAGTGGGATCGACTGGTCGAGTTTTTGCTATCGAACCTTTTTCTAAGTGCGTTCGATATCTCAACGAAACCCGTAGCATAAATAGGTTGGATTGGGTAAAAATTTGTCCGGGAGCGGCGAGCGATCGCAATGGCACTGCCAAGCTATCTCTAAGCCCAGCTAGCGAGTTAAACAAGCTTGTATCTGGGGAGGCAGAGAGTAACGTGTTAGGGAATTTTGAGGAAGTAGAGTGTTTTACATTAGATAGTCTCATTGCAAGGGAGAATGTACAGCGCGTGGATCTTCTGAAGATAGATGCTGAGGGTCATGAAATAAAGGTTTTGCAGGGAAGCGATCGCCTTTTAAAGGAATTCTCTCCTATTATTTTGTATGAGAATATTGTAGATGCTACAAGCAGTAACTTACCTGCAGCAAAATTTTTAACGAACATTGGCTACAAGCTCTTCAAATATCAACCTTACTTGCAAAAACTGATTCCCTTGAATGCAGAAGCCGATCTCTTGGGTATGCTTAATGTAGTTGCTATGCCATCGCAGATAGTTTAG
- a CDS encoding IS5 family transposase has product MRRSYNTDLSNQEWEIIAPMLPKPSKWGRPPKTNMRELLNAIFYILKNGCTWQNLPHDFPPYSTVYFYWQRWERTGLLEEINRKLSQQFREKVSKEATPSLVSIDSQSVKTTESAGSRGFDGGKQIKGRKRFAMVDTLGLVVKVLVCAANIGERAGAKQLLQNLTSPLPRLEKILVDAGFSGDEITQWVNDNFGWLWEVSKRADNQKGFVVESKRWVVERTFAWLGNCRRLSKDYEFYEQMSESFIYLALIRKMLRNLATATS; this is encoded by the coding sequence ATGCGCCGATCCTATAATACCGATTTATCCAACCAAGAATGGGAAATTATCGCACCCATGCTACCCAAACCATCAAAATGGGGTAGGCCACCCAAAACAAATATGCGAGAGTTACTGAATGCCATTTTCTATATACTCAAAAATGGTTGTACATGGCAGAATCTACCCCATGACTTTCCGCCTTACTCAACGGTCTATTTCTACTGGCAAAGGTGGGAAAGAACTGGGCTACTGGAGGAGATTAATCGCAAATTGAGCCAACAATTTAGGGAAAAGGTTAGTAAAGAGGCGACCCCAAGCTTGGTGAGTATCGATAGCCAGAGTGTGAAGACAACAGAAAGTGCGGGCAGTCGAGGTTTTGATGGCGGTAAGCAAATCAAGGGCAGAAAACGCTTCGCTATGGTTGACACCTTGGGCTTAGTTGTAAAGGTGTTGGTGTGTGCAGCTAACATCGGTGAAAGAGCAGGAGCTAAGCAGTTGTTACAGAATCTCACATCTCCATTACCACGATTAGAGAAAATTCTGGTTGATGCTGGATTCTCTGGTGATGAAATCACACAATGGGTCAACGACAACTTCGGATGGCTTTGGGAAGTTAGCAAACGGGCAGACAATCAGAAAGGTTTTGTAGTGGAGTCAAAGCGTTGGGTGGTAGAGCGAACCTTTGCTTGGTTAGGTAATTGTCGTAGACTAAGCAAGGATTATGAATTTTATGAGCAAATGTCTGAATCGTTTATTTACTTGGCTTTAATCCGCAAAATGCTAAGAAATCTGGCAACTGCGACTTCCTAA